A region from the Hippopotamus amphibius kiboko isolate mHipAmp2 chromosome 15, mHipAmp2.hap2, whole genome shotgun sequence genome encodes:
- the ARHGAP45 gene encoding rho GTPase-activating protein 45 isoform X5, which produces MCICGTVHPALDQGPLRCQAGPRDLLEARRPLANEFLGEALRVMHQVISKYPLLNTVESLTAAGTLIAKVKAFHYECSNESDKQEFEKALETIAVSFSSTVSEFLMGEVDSSILLSVPPTDPGQSMENLYGQGSEGAPGSGEDCDPGCLSPEAVDTLLQRCEGGVDAALQYAKSMAKYMKDLIGYLEKRSALEMDFAKGLQKIVQNCRQSVTQEPHMPLLSIYALAMEQDLEFGHGLVQAVGTLQTQTFMQPLSLRRLEHEKRRKEIKESWHRAQRKLQEAESNLRKARQAYVQRCEDHDKARFLAARAEEEQAGAGPGAGGTASKTLDKRRRLEEEAKNKAEEAMATYRTCVADAKTQKQELEDTKVTALRQIQEVIRQSDQTIKSATIAYYQGMHMQTAPLPVHFHMLCESSKLYDPGQQYASHVRQLQRGEEPDVHYDFEPHVSANAWSPVLRARKSSFNVSDATLAEATGSPPEERGPSEGELAKERRGEGLAGAGGGPSAAPLQPFTGDTSFPGGRGHQVHKSWPIAISDAEAGLDPSPGSGDFKKFERTSSSGTMSSSEELADQEGGTGASAFDQADLNGMAPELPVAMPSGPFRHVGLSKAARTHRLRKLRTPAKCRECNSYVYFQGAECEECCLACHKKCLETLAIQCGHKKLQGRLQLFGQDFGQAARSTPDGVPFIIKKCVFEIEQRALRTKGIYRVNGVKTRVEKLCQAFENGKELVELSQASPHDISNVLKLYLRQLPEPLISFRFYHELVGLAKDSLKAEAEAKAASRGRLDATEKEAVAVAMAGRLRELLRDLPRENCATLRYLVRHLRRIVEVEQDNKMTPGNLGIVFGPTLLRPRPTEATVSLSSLVDYPHQACVVETLITHYGLVFEEEPEAPGGQDGMSSQRAEEPYPEASGGAACPLPEEAEDGGLEPHVASNDSDSELEEASDLPSPAGAEGHRDSRSGSEERLGGAAGEGEDGPGPGVWEDLGEEPARRLSEYNTNQCNNTALARLPAVRLRGGRLARDAGQERRPEFV; this is translated from the exons ACCTCCTCGAGGCCCGCCGGCCACTGGCCAATGAATTCCTGGGTGAGGCCCTCCGTGTGATGCACCAGGTCATCTCCAAGTACCCACTGCTGAACACTGTGGAGTCGCTCACGGCTGCCGGCACCCTCATTGCCAAGGTCAAAG CCTTCCATTACGAGTGCAGCAATGAGTCGGACAAGCAGGAGTTTGAGAAGGCCTTGGAGACCATTGCTGTCTCCTTCAGCAGCAC TGTGTCTGAGTTCCTCATGGGCGAAGTGGACAGCAGCATCCTCCTGTCTGTGCCCCCCACGGACCCGGGCCAG TCCATGGAGAACCTGTACGGACAGGGGAGCGAGGGCGCCCCCGGCAGCGGCGAGGACTGTGATCCCG GCTGCCTGTCCCCGGAGGCGGTGGACACGCTGCTGCAGCGCTGCGAGGGGGGCGTGGACGCGGCGCTACAGTACGCCAAGAGCATGGCCAAGTACATGAAGGACCTCATCGGCTACCTGGAGAAGCGGAGCGCGCTGG AGATGGACTTCGCCAAAGGCCTGCAGAAGATCGTGCAGAACTGCAGACAGAGCGTCACGCAGGAG ccgcACATGCCCCTCCTGTCCATCTACGCGCTGGCCATGGAGCAGGACCTGGAGTTCGGCCACGGCCTGGTGCAGGCGGTGGGCACCCTGCAAACGCAGACCTTCATGCAG cccctgagccTGCGGCGGCTCGAGCATGAGAAGCGCAGGAAGGAGATCAAGGAGTCCTGGCACCGGGCCCAGAGGAAGCTG CAAGAGGCAGAGTCCAATCTGCGCAAGGCCAGGCAGGCCTATGTGCAGCGCTGCGAGGACCACGACAAGGCCCGCTTCCTGGCGGCCAGAGCGGAGGAGGAGCAGGCGGGCGCTGGGCCCGGTGCGGGGGGCACGGCCTCCAAAACCCTGGACAAGCGGCGGcgcctggaggaggaggccaaGAACAAG gcGGAGGAAGCCATGGCCACGTACCGCACGTGCGTGGCGGATGCGAAGACCCAGAAGCAGGAGCTGGAGGACACCAAGGTGACAGCCCTCCGGCAGATCCAGGAGGTCATCCGGCAGAGCGACCAGACCATCAAGTCG GCCACCATCGCCTACTACCAGGGGATGCACATGCAGACGGCCCCGCTGCCCGTGCACTTCCACATGCTGTGCGAGAGCAGCAAGCTGTACGACCCGGGCCAGCAGTACGCCTCCCACGTGCGCCAGCTGCAGCGTGGGGAGGAGCCCGACGTGCACTACGACTTCGAGCCCCACGTCTCTGCCAACGCCTG GTCCCCGGTCTTGCGTGCCCGGAAAAGCAGCTTCAACGTCAGCGATGCCACGCTGGCAGAGGCCACGGGCAGCCCCCCGGAGGAACGTGGGCCCAGCGAGGGGGAGCTTGCCAAGGAGCGCAGGGGTGAGGGTCTGGCAGGAGCGGGCGGGGGTCCCTCTGCAGCCCCCCTGCAGCCCTTCACGGGGGACACCTCTTTCCCAGGTGGGCGCGGACACCAGGTGCACAAGTCGTGGCCCATCGCCATCTCCGACGCCGAGGCCGGTCTGGATCCCAGCCCGGGCTCAG GGGACTTTAAGAAGTTCGAGCGCACGTCTTCCAGCGGCACCATGTCGTCCAGCGAGGAGCTGGCTGACCAGGAGGGTGGCACAGGGGCGTCAGCCTTTGACCAGG CTGACCTCAACGGCATGGCCCCGGAGCTACCTGTGGCCATGCCCAGCGGGCCCTTCCGCCACGTGGGGCTGTCCAAGGCGGCCCGTACCCACCGGCTCAGGAAGCTCCGCACGCCGGCCAAGTGCCGAGAGTGCAACAGCTACGTGTACTTCCAGGGCGCGGAGTGCGAGGAG TGCTGCCTGGCCTGCCACAAGAAGTGCCTGGAGACCTTGGCCATCCAGTGCGGCCACAAGAAGCTGCAGGGCCGCCTGCAGCTCTTCGGCCAGGACTTCGGCCAGGCCGCCCGCAGCACCCCCGACGGCGTGCCTTTCATCATCAAGAAGTGCGTCTTCGAGATTGAGCAGCGGGCCCTGCGCACCAAG GGCATCTACCGGGTCAATGGGGTGAAGACGCGTGTGGAGAAGCTGTGCCAGGCCTTCGAGAACGGCAAGGAGCTGGTGGAGCTGTCGCAGGCCTCACCCCACGACATCAGCAACGTCCTGAAACTCTACCTGCGCCAG CTGCCCGAGCCGCTCATCTCCTTCCGCTTCTACCACGAGCTCGTGGGGCTGGCCAAGGACAGTCTGAAGGCGGAGGCCGAGGCCAAGGCGGCGTCCCGGGGCCGGCTGGACGCCACCGAGAAGGAGGCTGTGGCCGTGGCCATGGCGGGCCGGCTGCGCGAGCTGCTGCGGGACCTGCCGCGGGAGAACTGCGCCACGCTGCGGTACCTGGTGCGGCACCTGCGCAG GATCGTGGAGGTGGAGCAGGACAACAAGATGACGCCGGGAAACCTGGGCATCGTGTTCGGGCCCACGCTGCTGCGGCCGCGGCCCACGGAGGCCACCgtgtccctctcctccctggtggACTACCCCCACCAGGCCTGCGTCGTCGAGACCCTCATCACCCACTACGGCCTGGTCTTTGAGGAGGAGCCCGAGGCGCCTGGGGGCCAG GATGGGATGTCCAGCCAGCGGGCCGAGGAGCCGTACCCGGAGGCCAGCGGGGGTGCAGCCTGCCCCCTGCCGGAGGAGGCTGAGGATGGCGGCCTGG AACCCCACGTCGCCTCTAACGACTCTGACTCAGAACTGGAGGAGGCCTCGGACCTGCCGTCCCCGGCGGGCGCGGAGGGCCACCGGGACAGCCGCAGCGGCAGCGAGGAGCGGCTGGGCGGCGccgctggggagggggaggacggGCCTGGGCCGGGGGTCTGGGAGGACCTCGGGGAGGAGCCGGCCCGGCGGCTCTCCGAGTACAACACCAACCAGTGCAACAACACGGCCCTGGCGCGGCTGCCGGCCGTGAGGCTTCGCGGTGGGCGGCTCGCGCGGGATGCGGGCCAGGAGAGGAGGCCAGAGTTCGTGTAG
- the ARHGAP45 gene encoding rho GTPase-activating protein 45 isoform X6 has protein sequence MCICGTVHPALDQGPLRCQAGPRDLLEARRPLANEFLGEALRVMHQVISKYPLLNTVESLTAAGTLIAKVKAFHYECSNESDKQEFEKALETIAVSFSSTVSEFLMGEVDSSILLSVPPTDPGQSMENLYGQGSEGAPGSGEDCDPGCLSPEAVDTLLQRCEGGVDAALQYAKSMAKYMKDLIGYLEKRSALEMDFAKGLQKIVQNCRQSVTQEPHMPLLSIYALAMEQDLEFGHGLVQAVGTLQTQTFMQPLSLRRLEHEKRRKEIKESWHRAQRKLQEAESNLRKARQAYVQRCEDHDKARFLAARAEEEQAGAGPGAGGTASKTLDKRRRLEEEAKNKAEEAMATYRTCVADAKTQKQELEDTKVTALRQIQEVIRQSDQTIKSATIAYYQGMHMQTAPLPVHFHMLCESSKLYDPGQQYASHVRQLQRGEEPDVHYDFEPHVSANAWSPVLRARKSSFNVSDATLAEATGSPPEERGPSEGELAKERRGGRGHQVHKSWPIAISDAEAGLDPSPGSGDFKKFERTSSSGTMSSSEELADQEGGTGASAFDQADLNGMAPELPVAMPSGPFRHVGLSKAARTHRLRKLRTPAKCRECNSYVYFQGAECEECCLACHKKCLETLAIQCGHKKLQGRLQLFGQDFGQAARSTPDGVPFIIKKCVFEIEQRALRTKGIYRVNGVKTRVEKLCQAFENGKELVELSQASPHDISNVLKLYLRQLPEPLISFRFYHELVGLAKDSLKAEAEAKAASRGRLDATEKEAVAVAMAGRLRELLRDLPRENCATLRYLVRHLRRIVEVEQDNKMTPGNLGIVFGPTLLRPRPTEATVSLSSLVDYPHQACVVETLITHYGLVFEEEPEAPGGQDGMSSQRAEEPYPEASGGAACPLPEEAEDGGLEPHVASNDSDSELEEASDLPSPAGAEGHRDSRSGSEERLGGAAGEGEDGPGPGVWEDLGEEPARRLSEYNTNQCNNTALARLPAVRLRGGRLARDAGQERRPEFV, from the exons ACCTCCTCGAGGCCCGCCGGCCACTGGCCAATGAATTCCTGGGTGAGGCCCTCCGTGTGATGCACCAGGTCATCTCCAAGTACCCACTGCTGAACACTGTGGAGTCGCTCACGGCTGCCGGCACCCTCATTGCCAAGGTCAAAG CCTTCCATTACGAGTGCAGCAATGAGTCGGACAAGCAGGAGTTTGAGAAGGCCTTGGAGACCATTGCTGTCTCCTTCAGCAGCAC TGTGTCTGAGTTCCTCATGGGCGAAGTGGACAGCAGCATCCTCCTGTCTGTGCCCCCCACGGACCCGGGCCAG TCCATGGAGAACCTGTACGGACAGGGGAGCGAGGGCGCCCCCGGCAGCGGCGAGGACTGTGATCCCG GCTGCCTGTCCCCGGAGGCGGTGGACACGCTGCTGCAGCGCTGCGAGGGGGGCGTGGACGCGGCGCTACAGTACGCCAAGAGCATGGCCAAGTACATGAAGGACCTCATCGGCTACCTGGAGAAGCGGAGCGCGCTGG AGATGGACTTCGCCAAAGGCCTGCAGAAGATCGTGCAGAACTGCAGACAGAGCGTCACGCAGGAG ccgcACATGCCCCTCCTGTCCATCTACGCGCTGGCCATGGAGCAGGACCTGGAGTTCGGCCACGGCCTGGTGCAGGCGGTGGGCACCCTGCAAACGCAGACCTTCATGCAG cccctgagccTGCGGCGGCTCGAGCATGAGAAGCGCAGGAAGGAGATCAAGGAGTCCTGGCACCGGGCCCAGAGGAAGCTG CAAGAGGCAGAGTCCAATCTGCGCAAGGCCAGGCAGGCCTATGTGCAGCGCTGCGAGGACCACGACAAGGCCCGCTTCCTGGCGGCCAGAGCGGAGGAGGAGCAGGCGGGCGCTGGGCCCGGTGCGGGGGGCACGGCCTCCAAAACCCTGGACAAGCGGCGGcgcctggaggaggaggccaaGAACAAG gcGGAGGAAGCCATGGCCACGTACCGCACGTGCGTGGCGGATGCGAAGACCCAGAAGCAGGAGCTGGAGGACACCAAGGTGACAGCCCTCCGGCAGATCCAGGAGGTCATCCGGCAGAGCGACCAGACCATCAAGTCG GCCACCATCGCCTACTACCAGGGGATGCACATGCAGACGGCCCCGCTGCCCGTGCACTTCCACATGCTGTGCGAGAGCAGCAAGCTGTACGACCCGGGCCAGCAGTACGCCTCCCACGTGCGCCAGCTGCAGCGTGGGGAGGAGCCCGACGTGCACTACGACTTCGAGCCCCACGTCTCTGCCAACGCCTG GTCCCCGGTCTTGCGTGCCCGGAAAAGCAGCTTCAACGTCAGCGATGCCACGCTGGCAGAGGCCACGGGCAGCCCCCCGGAGGAACGTGGGCCCAGCGAGGGGGAGCTTGCCAAGGAGCGCAGGG GTGGGCGCGGACACCAGGTGCACAAGTCGTGGCCCATCGCCATCTCCGACGCCGAGGCCGGTCTGGATCCCAGCCCGGGCTCAG GGGACTTTAAGAAGTTCGAGCGCACGTCTTCCAGCGGCACCATGTCGTCCAGCGAGGAGCTGGCTGACCAGGAGGGTGGCACAGGGGCGTCAGCCTTTGACCAGG CTGACCTCAACGGCATGGCCCCGGAGCTACCTGTGGCCATGCCCAGCGGGCCCTTCCGCCACGTGGGGCTGTCCAAGGCGGCCCGTACCCACCGGCTCAGGAAGCTCCGCACGCCGGCCAAGTGCCGAGAGTGCAACAGCTACGTGTACTTCCAGGGCGCGGAGTGCGAGGAG TGCTGCCTGGCCTGCCACAAGAAGTGCCTGGAGACCTTGGCCATCCAGTGCGGCCACAAGAAGCTGCAGGGCCGCCTGCAGCTCTTCGGCCAGGACTTCGGCCAGGCCGCCCGCAGCACCCCCGACGGCGTGCCTTTCATCATCAAGAAGTGCGTCTTCGAGATTGAGCAGCGGGCCCTGCGCACCAAG GGCATCTACCGGGTCAATGGGGTGAAGACGCGTGTGGAGAAGCTGTGCCAGGCCTTCGAGAACGGCAAGGAGCTGGTGGAGCTGTCGCAGGCCTCACCCCACGACATCAGCAACGTCCTGAAACTCTACCTGCGCCAG CTGCCCGAGCCGCTCATCTCCTTCCGCTTCTACCACGAGCTCGTGGGGCTGGCCAAGGACAGTCTGAAGGCGGAGGCCGAGGCCAAGGCGGCGTCCCGGGGCCGGCTGGACGCCACCGAGAAGGAGGCTGTGGCCGTGGCCATGGCGGGCCGGCTGCGCGAGCTGCTGCGGGACCTGCCGCGGGAGAACTGCGCCACGCTGCGGTACCTGGTGCGGCACCTGCGCAG GATCGTGGAGGTGGAGCAGGACAACAAGATGACGCCGGGAAACCTGGGCATCGTGTTCGGGCCCACGCTGCTGCGGCCGCGGCCCACGGAGGCCACCgtgtccctctcctccctggtggACTACCCCCACCAGGCCTGCGTCGTCGAGACCCTCATCACCCACTACGGCCTGGTCTTTGAGGAGGAGCCCGAGGCGCCTGGGGGCCAG GATGGGATGTCCAGCCAGCGGGCCGAGGAGCCGTACCCGGAGGCCAGCGGGGGTGCAGCCTGCCCCCTGCCGGAGGAGGCTGAGGATGGCGGCCTGG AACCCCACGTCGCCTCTAACGACTCTGACTCAGAACTGGAGGAGGCCTCGGACCTGCCGTCCCCGGCGGGCGCGGAGGGCCACCGGGACAGCCGCAGCGGCAGCGAGGAGCGGCTGGGCGGCGccgctggggagggggaggacggGCCTGGGCCGGGGGTCTGGGAGGACCTCGGGGAGGAGCCGGCCCGGCGGCTCTCCGAGTACAACACCAACCAGTGCAACAACACGGCCCTGGCGCGGCTGCCGGCCGTGAGGCTTCGCGGTGGGCGGCTCGCGCGGGATGCGGGCCAGGAGAGGAGGCCAGAGTTCGTGTAG